From uncultured Methanobrevibacter sp.:
AAGCAATATTTGATTCATGGGATTTGTCAACTGAAGAAGGAAAACCAGTTTCAATACTTTTAGAAATTAGTTATTGGTGATAATATGGCAAGAAGAGAAGCAATTGCTGATATAATGAAAAATATTGATGATGAAATTGTTGTTTGCAACATCGGATTTCCATCCAGAGAATTATATGACATTGACGATAGGGATGAAAACTTTTATATGATTGGTTCAATGGGCCTTGCATCATCTATAGGTTTAGGTCTTGCATTATCTCGCCCAGACAAAGACGTTGTTGTCATTGATGGTGACGGATCACTTTTGATGAATATGGGTTCACTTGTAACCATATTTGCCAATAATCCGAAAAATCTAACTTGGATTGTAATAGATAACGGTGCATACGGATCAACCGGAAATCAAGACACCTATGCTCAGGTAATTGACTTATGTGAAATTGCAAAAAGCGTTGGATTTAAAAATAGCTTTAACTTTGAAGACATTGATTTGGCTGAAATAATTAAAAGTGATGATGCCAGTTTTATCGTATACAATACTGAAGCAGGAAATTCAAAAGCACCTATTATTGACTTGACTCCAATTGAAATTAAAGACAGGTTCATGAATGCAATTAAATAACATCATATTAGTAACATGTGTTTAAATCAATTTAAACACATATAACTGATATATAAAGATTTCTTATCATTATATTAAAAATATAATCATGCAGGAAATCAAATTATACGAACTTCTGGGATATGTGAAAATATCACCCTACAGAACAAACACATTGAAATCCATTGGCAAGGACATCAAAATGCCATCGGAAATCGCTCGTGACATTAATATTAATACTAGTCAGGTATCTGCAGCATTATCTGATTTAAAAAAGCAGGAATTAGTAATATGTGTCAATGAAGAAGTAAGAAAAGGAAGATTGTATAAGTGTACTGAACTGGGATTGGAAGTACTTGAAAATATCAAATAATCAATAATCATCACCAAAACTAACACTATTTTTATTGAACTACCTCGACTTTGGTGAAGTCGAGGATTCTTACTTCACGGGCTGATACTCTCCCACGAGAGTAGGATTACCGTGCTATCCCCCCTGTTCCAG
This genomic window contains:
- the comE gene encoding sulfopyruvate decarboxylase subunit beta, whose translation is MARREAIADIMKNIDDEIVVCNIGFPSRELYDIDDRDENFYMIGSMGLASSIGLGLALSRPDKDVVVIDGDGSLLMNMGSLVTIFANNPKNLTWIVIDNGAYGSTGNQDTYAQVIDLCEIAKSVGFKNSFNFEDIDLAEIIKSDDASFIVYNTEAGNSKAPIIDLTPIEIKDRFMNAIK
- a CDS encoding winged helix-turn-helix domain-containing protein, producing the protein MQEIKLYELLGYVKISPYRTNTLKSIGKDIKMPSEIARDININTSQVSAALSDLKKQELVICVNEEVRKGRLYKCTELGLEVLENIK